The DNA segment TTCCACTGTGATTGCTCTCTGTTTCTAGCGGTACATTTTGCCTTGAAGGCATGCAGTTTACATGCAATAGCGTAAATCCTTACGCTATTGCTATTAATACTTCACCGGGTGTTATTCTATCGCCTTTGGCTACGTATATGGCGGTGACAGTGCCGGCGATATTGGCGTGTATCTCCATTTCCATTTTCATGGCTTCGGCCACCAGCACCGATTGCCCCGCGCTAACGCTGTCGCCTTCTTTCACCAGCACCTCTACCACGTTGCCAGGCATAGCGGTGGTGACGTCGCCGGGCTCACTGGCAAGCTTGCGGCTATCGCCCCCTTGATGCTGGTATTCGTTTAACGGCTCGAAGATGACTTCTTCGGGCATGCCATCCATGGATAAATACAGTTTGCGCTTGCCGCCACCGTGATCGCCCACGCCCGTGATAGCAATATCATAGACTTCACCGTGTACCGCAATTTTAAATTCCGAGGCAGGGGTTTGTTTTAGCCTGTTATCTTTTACGGCCTCTAGCGGTAACAACGCTTCGGGGCTTAAGCTGCCATCGGCACGCTGCTGTAAAAACTCACGGCCTAGGTCGGGGAACATGGCATAGGTGAGCACGTCCTCTTCTGACTTAGCCAAGTCGCCTATGTCGGCACGCAGGTTATTAAGCTCGGGGCTGAGTAAGTCGGCGGGGCGGCCTACATTAACGCTTTCGTTACCTATGGCTTGTTTGAGTAGCTCTTCATTAACCTCGCCGGGCGCGGCACCATAGCCACCCTGCAAATAGCGCTTCACTTCGTTGGTAATGGTTTTGTAGCGCTTACCTGCCAGCACATTGTAAACCGCTTGGGTGCCTACTATTTGCGAGGTGGGTGTTACCAGCGGCGGGTAGCCTAGGTCTTTACGCACCTGAGGGATTTCGGTAAATACCTGCTGAATTTTATCCAACGCGTTTTGCTCTTTGAGCTGGTTGGCGAGGTTAGACATCATGCCGCCGGGCACTTGGTTAATCTGCACGGCGATGTCTTCACGGGTAAATTCACTTTCGAATTGGTGATATTTTTTGCGCACCTCTCTAAAGTATTCCGCAATTTCACTGAGCAGCGTTAGGTCCAAACCAGTATCGTAGGGGCTGTCTTTTAAGGCGGCCACTTGCGCTTCGGTAGCCGGGTGGCTAGTGCCATTGGCAAAGGCCGATATCGCGGTGTCTATATGGCTGGCACCGGCCTCTATGGCTTTTAGCTGGCACAACGGCGCTAGGCCTGCGGTGGAGTGGCTGTGTAATACCACCGGCACGTCGATCTCGGCGGTTAAGGCTTTAACCAAGTCATAGGTTGCGTAGGGGGTAAGCAGGCCCGCCATATCTTTAATTGCTATAGAATCAGCACCCATTTCGCACATAGCCTTAGCTTGTTGCACAAATAATTCGGGCGTGTGCACCGGGCTGGTGGTGTAACAAATAGTGCCCTGTGCATGTTTGCCGGCTTTTTTTACCGCTTTCATGGCGGTTTCTAGGTTGCGCACATCGTTGAGGGCGTCGAATATGCGGAAGACGTCTATGCCATTTTGCGCGGCTTTAGCCACAAAGGCCTCGACTACATCATCGGCATAATGGCGGTAACCCAGTAGGTTTTGGCCGCGCAGTAACATTTGCAAACGGGTGTTGGGCAGGGCAGCACGCAGCTGCCGTAAACGCTGCCATGGGTCTTCTTTTAAAAAACGCACGCAGGCATCAAAGGTTGCACCGCCCCACACTTCTAGCGACCAATAGCCTACTTGGTCTAACTTTTCGCATATGGGCAACATGTCTTCGGTGCGCATGCGGGTGGCGATAAGTGATTGGTGGGCATCACGCAGTATCACATCGGTGACGGCAATTTTTTGGGGCTTATTCATGATTACTTCTCCTGCGCGGGCGTGACCTGCGGCTAGCTATTTATTTGGGTGTTTACCAGCCTGCGTAGGCCGCAATCGCAGCGGCTAAGGCCAAGGCCGTTTCACTGGGGTGGCGTTTATCGGAGTAGTCCAGTAACTCTGGGTGTTCGGGCACAAAGCTGGTATTGAAATGGGCTTGTTGAAAATCGGGATGTTTTAAAATTTGCTGGTAGTACGCCGCTGTTGTTTTTATGCCGTGCAAGCGCATATCGTCCAGCGCACGCTGGCCGCGGGCAACGGCCTCTTCCCAGGTTAAGGCCCACACCACTAACTTGAGGCACATGGAGTCGTAATAGGGGGGGATTTCATAGCCGGTATAGATAGCAGTATCTACCCGCACCCCCGGGCCGCCCGGCGCGTAGTAATGGGAGATGCGGCCAAAGCTGGGTAAAAAGTCGTTTTTTGGATCTTCGGCATTAATACGAAACTGCAGGGCATAGCCGCGATAGCTAATATCCTCTTGCCGGTAGCTAAGCGTTAAGCCGCCCGCTATGCGCAGCTGCTCGCGCACGATGTCCACGCCGGTTATCTGCTCGCTAATGGTGTGCTCTACCTGTACGCGGGTGTTCATCTCCATGAAATAGACTTCGTTACCCGCTAACAAAAACTCCACCGTGCCGGCATTGGTATAGCCCACTGCGGCGGCGGCTTTCACCGCCAAGTCGCCCATGTATAGGCGCTGCTCTGGGGTGAGCTGGGGGCTGGGGGCTATCTCTATTAGCTTTTGGTTGCGGCGCTGAATAGAGCAGTCGCGCTCATACAGGTGCACTACGTTGCCGTGGCTGTCGGCGAGTATTTGCACCTCTATATGGCGCGGATGCAGTATGCACTTTTCCATAAACACTTCGGCAGAGCCAAAGGCCTTGGTGGCCTCG comes from the Dasania marina DSM 21967 genome and includes:
- the oadA gene encoding sodium-extruding oxaloacetate decarboxylase subunit alpha; the encoded protein is MNKPQKIAVTDVILRDAHQSLIATRMRTEDMLPICEKLDQVGYWSLEVWGGATFDACVRFLKEDPWQRLRQLRAALPNTRLQMLLRGQNLLGYRHYADDVVEAFVAKAAQNGIDVFRIFDALNDVRNLETAMKAVKKAGKHAQGTICYTTSPVHTPELFVQQAKAMCEMGADSIAIKDMAGLLTPYATYDLVKALTAEIDVPVVLHSHSTAGLAPLCQLKAIEAGASHIDTAISAFANGTSHPATEAQVAALKDSPYDTGLDLTLLSEIAEYFREVRKKYHQFESEFTREDIAVQINQVPGGMMSNLANQLKEQNALDKIQQVFTEIPQVRKDLGYPPLVTPTSQIVGTQAVYNVLAGKRYKTITNEVKRYLQGGYGAAPGEVNEELLKQAIGNESVNVGRPADLLSPELNNLRADIGDLAKSEEDVLTYAMFPDLGREFLQQRADGSLSPEALLPLEAVKDNRLKQTPASEFKIAVHGEVYDIAITGVGDHGGGKRKLYLSMDGMPEEVIFEPLNEYQHQGGDSRKLASEPGDVTTAMPGNVVEVLVKEGDSVSAGQSVLVAEAMKMEMEIHANIAGTVTAIYVAKGDRITPGEVLIAIA
- a CDS encoding acetyl-CoA carboxylase biotin carboxylase subunit, translating into MLKKVLIANRGEIAVRIVRACAEMGIRSLAIYTEPDRYALHVKRADEAYSLGEDPLAGYLDPLRIVNLALETGCDAIHPGYGFLSENAEFARLCEQAGITFIGPSAAVIQKMGDKTQARDAMRAAGVPITPGSAGNLADVDEALSLAQQIGYPVMIKATSGGGGRGIRRCDSAEELKLQYPRVISEATKAFGSAEVFMEKCILHPRHIEVQILADSHGNVVHLYERDCSIQRRNQKLIEIAPSPQLTPEQRLYMGDLAVKAAAAVGYTNAGTVEFLLAGNEVYFMEMNTRVQVEHTISEQITGVDIVREQLRIAGGLTLSYRQEDISYRGYALQFRINAEDPKNDFLPSFGRISHYYAPGGPGVRVDTAIYTGYEIPPYYDSMCLKLVVWALTWEEAVARGQRALDDMRLHGIKTTAAYYQQILKHPDFQQAHFNTSFVPEHPELLDYSDKRHPSETALALAAAIAAYAGW